The window GTGAGCCGGCGGGCTTCGTCGGGATCGCTGAGGGCGGCCAGTTCGGAGTCCACCGCCAGCCTCAGATGTTCTGCCGCCGAATGAATTTCGGCTACGACGTGGTCGCGGACCCGATCGTTCTCCCGGGAGAGCACCTTGTCGGAGAGGAACTTCACGATCGCCGGGAAGTTGGACTCCTCGTTGAGTTCCTTGTCGCCGAGCGTGATGGCGTGGCTGCGCAGCAGCGAGGAAGCCGGGATCAGCGGCAGGTCCAGGCCCGCGCGCTGCAGGTGCGCGGTGTTGGCGGCCACGATCTGCCGCCAGAACGGGTACAGATCGGTTTTGGTGACCACGATCGCGCCGACGGGGCAGATTTCATGAGCCTGCCGGATGAACCTCATCTCCGGCTCGGTGAACTCCTGACTGGTGTCGCTGACCATCAACATCGCGTCGGCGTCGGGCAGCAGCCCGAGGGTCGCGGACAGGTGCGGCTGGCCGTGCCCGCCGACGCCGGGGGTGTCGATGAAGGTGAGGCCGCCCTTGAGCAGCGGGCTGGGGGCGCCGACCTCCACCCTGAGCACCTCGCGACCCGCGGCCTGCGGGGCGCGTCGGAGATCGTGGCGAATGTCGTCCACCGGAATGTCGACGATCTGCGGCTCCAAGCCCTCGCCGGCCGAGACGACCAGCCGCGCGCACGGTTGCTCGGCGTAGGTGACGACGGTGACCATTGCCGTGGTCTCGTCGTCTCCGACGCGGGCCACCGGCACGTTGAGCAGCGAGTTGAGCAGCTGGCTCTTGCCCTGCTTGAGCTGGCCGGCGATCACCACCCGTATCTGCGGGTCGGAGATCCGGTCCTTGGCCACCGCCAGGCGGGCCACCAGGTCAGCGCGGTCGTTGATGGCGGCGATCGCGCTGGTGTGCTCGATCAGCTCGACGATCACCCTGACCCGGCGCGGGTCGTCCGGTTGCGTCACATGTCCTCCCAGTGCTCGCGTCTAACACCGTATGCATACGAAACGGCGGGGACCGTCACCCGGTCCCCGCCGCCTCGTGCGCTCAGAACCCCAGGACGTGGTTGCCTGACGCCAGCAAGAGGTCGTGGCTGTTGTCGAGGTGGCTGTTCACCAGCGAGGCGTCATGGCTGTTGTCGTACAGCGACGTGTTCTGGTGTGCGGGCACCGAGTTGTCGGAGTGGTCCGACAGCGAGGTGGCGGTGTGGCCGTCGGTGTAGGTAGACGTCTCGCTGCTGACCACGGTGATATCCCCGCCGCCGGCGTTGCCGCCGGAGGTATGGCCGCCGCCGATGCCGATCAGGCTGCTGCCGCCGGCCGCTCCGCCACCATTGCCACCGCTGGCGTCGACGTCGTGGACCACCGGGCCGTTGTTGTCCTTGATGACGCTGCTGCCGCCGGTTGCGGTGGTGCCGTTGTCGTCGACCTGGCCGTGACCGATGGCGACGTTGGACCCGGTGCCCGCCCACACGTGGCCGTTGTTGACCTCGTTGCCGTTGCCGAGCACCGCACCGTCGCCGCTGACGATGTCACCGCCGCTGTCGCCGCCGACCACCACGCCGCCGTTGGTGGCGGTGTTGGTGGCCTTGTCGCCCAGGGTGATGTCACCGAAGCCGAGGTTGAATGCGCCCTGCTGGGCGTTGGCGCCGGCGCCCTGGCTGGGGCTCAGCAGTGAGGTGTCGTTGTGACTGGCCAGGTCGGTCTGCGGAGCGAACGTCGGCGAGGGCGCGTAGACCGGATCGAACGACGGGGCGTAGGCCGGCGCGAACCCGTACTGGTTGGACACCGCGCGCTGCAGGCCGACGATCGGGTCACCCCCGCCGAGCACCAGGCCGGGGACCGCGGTGGCGGCCACCGACGACAGCTGGGCGGCGGACACACCGGCCAGCCCGGCGTCGCGCAGGGACTGCTCCGGGGCTGCGACGAAGGCACGGGCCGCGGCCTCGTTACGGAACAGGTCGAGGATCCAGTCGATGATGGTGAGCATTGTCGGGACCTTTCGGGTAGTGCTCGCCGGGCCGTCCGGCGATCTGGAACTCACGGTATGGGCGCTCGACGAGCCCGGAAACGGGGTGCACACCCGTTGCCGACGCAGCGATGCTAGGGGTTAATGACGCACGGCCGTTAGGGGATTAGGGGGACCCTAGGACAGCCCGCGGAAACGCCGACACCCCCGCGTCGGGGGACGCGGGGGTGTCGGCGTGAGAGGTCAGAAAGGGTCGAAACCGGGGTGATGTGGGGGCGGATGGGAGTCGTCGGCGTGCTGGAGGTCCCAGCCGGCGTGCTCGGCCCAGTTGGGCAGCGACTCGGCCCCGGGCAGGTGATCGAGGCCGGAGTCGACGACCTGCGACGTCGAGTCGAGAGCCGTCAACCCGTCGACCGTCGGATCGACGCCGGCATCGGCGATCACCGAGTGCACCGACTCGGCCGGCTGCGCGATGGCGTCGGTGATCACCGGATGCCCATCAGGTGCCGGGGCGGCCAGGTGCGCGTCGAACGCATCGAAAGCCGCCGTCGCTGCGCCACTCGCCCACACGTTGCCGTCCCCGACATGCGCGTCCCCGATCGTCGGCGCGGCCATCGACAACGAATCGGACACCATCGGGATCAGGTTGTTGACATCGACACTGGTCACGTCGGTCAGATGCGCGTCGGCGATCGCGCCGGCCGGATCGGCGGCGTACCGCGCCGCGGCATCGGGATCCCGCACCAGCGACATCACGAAGTCGAGCAACGAGTTTGCCATGTCACGCCTTCTCTGCTCGCGCCGATAGTCACAGCACAGTGCCAGCTGATGCCAAGAATGCTATCGGCCGAAAACCTCGCCGTGATCGGTGCCGAACCCACCGCTGGGCATCCACCGTTAGGGGGTGTGATCTTAGGGGATCGTCTGCCATTAGGGGGTTTCTGCCCGGGATCGGGGCGGTCAGCCACTATGGTGAGAACCGCCGCCGAGCACCGCTGAAGGGATGTGCGAATTGAGCGACGCGCTGGGGTTGTCGATCGGGACGATCAATCTGGTTGCAGCCCGCCCGGGCGCCCAGCCCGTCAGCCGCCGATCGGTGCTGACCCTATGGGGTAGCCGGCCCTCCGAGGTCGGGGTTCCCTCGCAGAACCCGGAGTTGACCAGTCCCAACCTGACTGAGGCCGGGCTGGTGCTGCGTGGCTTCGTCGAACGGGTGGGTGACCCGGTCCCCCTGGTCGCCGCCGACGGCTCACCGCATCGCGGCGAAGATCTCGCCGCCGAGGCACTGGAGTCCGTGGCCCGCGCCGTCGACACCGGCGAACCTCCATCCACTGTCGTCATCGCGGTGCCCGCGTACTGGGGTGCTGGTGCCGTCGGAGCGCTGCGCGGTGCGCTGCGGGCCAAGCCCACCCTGGCACCCGGTGGGGTGCCACCCATGCTGATCTCGGATGCGACGGCGGCGCTGGCCGCCCTGCAGGTCGACCCCGGCCTGCCCACCCAGGGTGTGGTGGCACTGTGCGACGTCGGCGGCAGCGGCACCAACATCACGCTGGCCGATGCCGGCGCGAACCTGCAGCCGATCGGCGAGACCGTGCGCTTCGCGGAGTTCTCCGGTGAGCAGATCGACCAGGCGCTGCTGACCCACGTGCTGGCGGGAGCCCGCGAGGCGTCCAACGCCGACCCGGCCAGCACCGCCGCGGTCGGGGCACTCACCCGGCTGCGCGAGGAGTGCCGCCTGGCCAAGGAGCGGCTGTCGTCGGAGACAGCCACCGCGGTGCCGGCGGAGCTGCCCGGTGTCAGCTCCGACATCCGGGTCACCCGAACCGAGCTGGAGGGCCTGATCGCCGAGCCGCTGGCCGGTTTCCTCGACGCTCTTGGGGATGCGTTGGAACGCAACAGGATTCCCGCAGCCAACCTCGCCGCAGTGGCCACGGTTGGCGGGGGGGCAGCGATTCCCGTTATCACACAAAGGCTTTCAGAAGAGTTGCGGGTTCCGGTGATCACCACGCCACGCCCTGAGCTCAACGCGTCGATCGGCGCGGCGTTGATCGCGGCACGCGGGTCGGCACCGGATGCGCCCACCGGCATGGCCGTCGCCGCCGCCGATGCACCCACGGGCCTGGCGCCGGCGGCGTGGGCGGCCGGGGCTGCGGGAGTAGCCGCGACCGAGTCGGCTTCCGACGGCTCGCCCTCGGCGACATTTCGCGCGCTGGCATGGTCGCAGGATGACGCGCCCGGTGAAGAGCCGGTGCCCTATTCCGGCGAGGACTACACCTTCGACTACGCGCAGCAGGCCGGCGGAGTCACCGGTGCTCGCCCGATGGTCGAGTTCGAGTCCGACGACCACGAGACCGCACTCGTCGACA is drawn from Candidatus Mycolicibacterium alkanivorans and contains these coding sequences:
- a CDS encoding Rv0340 family IniB-related protein, with amino-acid sequence MANSLLDFVMSLVRDPDAAARYAADPAGAIADAHLTDVTSVDVNNLIPMVSDSLSMAAPTIGDAHVGDGNVWASGAATAAFDAFDAHLAAPAPDGHPVITDAIAQPAESVHSVIADAGVDPTVDGLTALDSTSQVVDSGLDHLPGAESLPNWAEHAGWDLQHADDSHPPPHHPGFDPF
- a CDS encoding dynamin family protein, which codes for MTQPDDPRRVRVIVELIEHTSAIAAINDRADLVARLAVAKDRISDPQIRVVIAGQLKQGKSQLLNSLLNVPVARVGDDETTAMVTVVTYAEQPCARLVVSAGEGLEPQIVDIPVDDIRHDLRRAPQAAGREVLRVEVGAPSPLLKGGLTFIDTPGVGGHGQPHLSATLGLLPDADAMLMVSDTSQEFTEPEMRFIRQAHEICPVGAIVVTKTDLYPFWRQIVAANTAHLQRAGLDLPLIPASSLLRSHAITLGDKELNEESNFPAIVKFLSDKVLSRENDRVRDHVVAEIHSAAEHLRLAVDSELAALSDPDEARRLTEDLERRKQEAQDALQQTALWQQVLNDGIADLTADVDHDLRARFRAITQHAEQVIDSCDPTQHWAEIGGEVENDVANAVGDNFVWAYQRAEALAAEVARTFVEAGLDAVKMPEVSAREMGAGVGRLKSLARLESKPIGKGHKVITSMRGSYGGVLMFGMLTSVAGLGMFNPLSLGAGLLLGRKAYQEDMENRMMRVRNEAKTNLRRFVDDVLFVVTKESRDRLKNVQRQLRDHYREIANQTTRSLNESLQSTIAAARMEETERNNRVHELERQLNILGQVSDNAEKLLPAR
- a CDS encoding Hsp70 family protein; this translates as MSDALGLSIGTINLVAARPGAQPVSRRSVLTLWGSRPSEVGVPSQNPELTSPNLTEAGLVLRGFVERVGDPVPLVAADGSPHRGEDLAAEALESVARAVDTGEPPSTVVIAVPAYWGAGAVGALRGALRAKPTLAPGGVPPMLISDATAALAALQVDPGLPTQGVVALCDVGGSGTNITLADAGANLQPIGETVRFAEFSGEQIDQALLTHVLAGAREASNADPASTAAVGALTRLREECRLAKERLSSETATAVPAELPGVSSDIRVTRTELEGLIAEPLAGFLDALGDALERNRIPAANLAAVATVGGGAAIPVITQRLSEELRVPVITTPRPELNASIGAALIAARGSAPDAPTGMAVAAADAPTGLAPAAWAAGAAGVAATESASDGSPSATFRALAWSQDDAPGEEPVPYSGEDYTFDYAQQAGGVTGARPMVEFESDDHETALVDTPMPWYRRPPLLFGIAAVVAALAVGGLAITLTSSDSSPTTTTTRVTKPGEQPADAQTTNVVPPQTVTLTGSDGSPTVSTVPPATTTEPTSAPSTTTTPSTTTTTTTTTTTTTTTTTTTATTPPTTTTTQPTTTTATTTTTNPPVTTTTVAPPTTTVAPPTTTAAPVTTTAALPTTQSVPTTHAVVSTQTLIPAITVPGN
- a CDS encoding IniB N-terminal domain-containing protein yields the protein MLTIIDWILDLFRNEAAARAFVAAPEQSLRDAGLAGVSAAQLSSVAATAVPGLVLGGGDPIVGLQRAVSNQYGFAPAYAPSFDPVYAPSPTFAPQTDLASHNDTSLLSPSQGAGANAQQGAFNLGFGDITLGDKATNTATNGGVVVGGDSGGDIVSGDGAVLGNGNEVNNGHVWAGTGSNVAIGHGQVDDNGTTATGGSSVIKDNNGPVVHDVDASGGNGGGAAGGSSLIGIGGGHTSGGNAGGGDITVVSSETSTYTDGHTATSLSDHSDNSVPAHQNTSLYDNSHDASLVNSHLDNSHDLLLASGNHVLGF